A segment of the Butyrivibrio fibrisolvens genome:
TTTTGCCATTTTGAAATTTACACAAACTGTATGAGGGCATATCTGCGTCCTTACCTCGAAGAACTCTGCCACTGCCATCGAAAGCAAGTCGTGATGTTCCCCATGCGCAAATATGAGATATCCTCATACTAAGTCTGTGAGCCTTGTCTGTTACCATAGATTGCACGTACTTTGCCTTCCACATATGGAGCTTTTGTTTCTTAGAGCCACGCTTTTTACCTGCAAGATCCAAGTGTTCAAAAACTATGGTGTCAGCATTGTACATTACGGCTGTTTCTATGATAAAGTTAGCTGTTTTAACAGCTATATCATCGTTAATACCTTTAGCTTTAGCCCACAGCCTCGGCATCTTACGGTTGCCATACTGCTGGGCTTTCTTTATACGGTTTACAGCATGGTTCAAACGGTCTGTTTCACTTGGCAGTCTAAGGAAACGTCTGCCGTAGATAGTGCCTTTTGAATCCATGATGCAACACGTACATGCTGAATTTAAACCAAGGTCAACGCCAACTACAAGGTTGTTTGTATCTATAAGAGTAGCCTTTTCTTCAAACGGGAAGTCTAAAAACCATTCTTTACCTCGTTTCTGAAGCGTAGGAGCGCACATCTTACGACCATTACACCTATGATAGATATAATCCATGTCTGATTTGCGAAGACTAATGGATAGCCAATTCCATGTGTTGTTATGGTATATCTTAATCTGTGCAGAATAATCGCCTGTGAGATTATACATTCCTATGCGATATAAGGATGGATACACGTACCCACAGTTATTAAGAGTAGGTTTCTTACCAGTAGGAGTTAACTTCCAGTTAGCAAGGTTAGACTTATAAGATGATACTTTGCCTATAGCTTCAGATATTGCTGCTCTGCGTATATATGACGGCATCTTATAGAATCTGGAATCGAAATCGTATTTAGGAGAAGAGTTCTCTTTGGTTTTATGACAAAGCGACTCTACATACATCATTTGAGCCTGATTACCTTTTATGGCATAAACCAAGTCCCATTCAGCCAGACATACATCCATAAGAAAATTGACAGCATCCCTGTATATAGTTACTGTCTCAGAAAATATATGATTGTATTGTTTTATTTTAACGGAATACGTGGAGTATATCTTCATGTGTTACTTTTCTTTCTGACTGCTTATATAATTAGTGATCTGCTCTTTAGTACGCTCACTTACAGTTGCTACAAAATATGATGGATTCCATAAATGTCCACCCCAAAGCTTAGTTTTGATTTCTGGATGTGTAAGAAACAGCCATCTTGCAGTATTGCCTTTGAATACTTTAATTGCATCTGAAATCCTGCATTGAGGTTTACATTCTATAAGCATATGTATATGGTCAGGCATTGTTTCCATAGCAAGGATTTTAATGTCTAAATCTTCGGCTGTACGGTAAAGATGTTCTTTAACATCTGACTCTATATTGCCAATAATGACCTTCTTACGATACTTGGTGCACCATACTATATGGTACTGCAAGCAGTATACATATCCTCTACCATGCGTTACATCTGAATTTATTGCAAATATGCTATTTTTATCCATGTCCGTATAATACCATACGTAATTAGCAAAGTCAAGAAAATGCGGCTAACTCATGACTAAAGTCACGAGGCTGAAGTCACGAGTGTGCGCCGCCAATGTTATCAACAATCGCCTTGACACTTGGCTTTCGACCAAAAATTGATTTTTCAGGTTACTAACGTGTAATTTTCAACTGTACAATGATATTATAATCCCTGTAAAATACATTATCAATTGCAAATTGATTTTTGTATAAACATATGTTATATTTTAACTGTAGAATTGATACTGATTGAGCTTCGAAAAACCAGCCTTCGAAAAACCAACGCAGCAGGAAGGAATATATGAAAAAAGACATAGGTAAAGTCATTGCCAAACATCGCAAAGCCATGAAACTATCCCAGATAGACCTTGCAGGCCAGCTTGCAGAGCACAATATCGTTATTACCAACGCAGGAATCAGCGCCTGGGAGAAAGGGAACACCACCCCCAGTGCCGAAGCTCTTCTGACGGTATGTGAGATACTTAAGATCAACGATATTTACACAGAATTCATTGGTGAGAATCCTTTGGATCCTTTTAAAGACCTCAATACTGAAGGCACTCAGAAGGCGCTCGAATACATTGATCTTCTTAAGAAATCCGGAGATTACAAGAAGCAAAGTGCAAAACTTATTGATATTAAACCTCGTCTTATGAAGATAGCCCTCATCTCTGCATCAGCAGGTACCGGTAATCTTCTTGATGAAGAGAACTTCGAGATGATGGAGATCTCAGAACCGGTTCCCAAGAAAGCCAACTTTGGCGTATACATCACAGGAGACAGTATGGAACCCAGGTTCCATGACGAAGAGCTTGTCTGGATCGAGCAGAAAGACCTGCTCGAATCAGGTGACATCGGACTCTTTTTCCTGGATGGTATGACTTATATCAAAAAATATGTAGTTAATAAATCAGGAACATTCCTTGTTTCACTCAATGCCAAATACAAACCTATTGAAGTGGGCGAATACAGCACCTTCAAAATATTTGGCAAGCTTGCTGAAGATTAATGGATACTAACCAAAGAACTTACATCGCCATAGATATGAAGAGCTTCTATGCTTCTGTTGAATGTGTTGCCAGAGGCCTCGACCCCCTATCCGCCAAGCTTCTCGTAGCAGATGCAAGCAGATCAGATCAGACCATCTGCCTTGCGGTATCTCCTGCTCTTAAAGCTATCGGCGTTCCAAGCAGGCCAAGACTTTTTGAAGCAAAACAGGCGATAAGTAAATATGAAAAGCTGCACAATACTAAAGTCCGTTATATCACGGCGACTCCGCGTATGGCGGAATATGAAAAGATCTCTGCAAAGATATATGGAATATACCTAAAGTATGTATCGCCGGAAGATGTCCATGTATACAGCATTGATGAATGTTTTATTGACTGCACGCCTTATCTTCACTTCTATGAAGATGCCGCCAGAAAGGCCTGCCAGCATCCGGCCCACTTCATGGCTCTTACCATAATACGTGATGTTCTTAAGAATACCGGCATCACAGCAACTGTCGGAATCGGAACTAACCTATACCTTGCCAAGGTTGCCATGGACATAGTGGCTAAGAAAGCTCCTGCCGATAAAGACGGCGTGCGAATCGCAGCCCTTACGGAAGAAAGCTACAGACTTCTTTTGTGGGAACACAGGCCTCTCACCGACTTCTGGCAGATAGGCCGCGGTAAGGCCGCAAGACTTGAAAAAAATCATATGTACACCATGGGTGATATTGCAGAACGTTCACAGCTGGATGAAGAGCTTTTTTATAAGATCTTCGGTATTGATGCAGAGATACTGATCGATCACGCCTGGGGGATAGAACCTGTCACCATGTATGATATCAAGCACTATAAGAGCGACAACCACTCTCTTACCAATGGTCAGGTGCTTCCAAGACCTTACAAATATAAAGAAGCCTGCATTGTATTTAAAGAGATGATCGACGTCCTGTGCTGCGATATGTACAAAAAGGACCTTGTATCCTCAAGATTCACATGGTGGATCAGCTACGATTACAAGAGCATGGAATACTTTCCTGAATATGACGGCAGACTTTCCATCGACTGGTACGGAAGACTCCATCCTGCTCACTCCAACGGAACTGTCAGATTAACTGCCGCTACTAATGCTGCAAATATCATCATTCCTAAGATCATGCAGGACATTGCAAAAAAGAGCGATCACAGGATCCTGCTTAGAAGGCTCGGTGTCAGTGCCTGCGATGTTACAAGCGATGATGGAATATATCAGCTGGATCTCTTTACTGATTATGATGCCTTGGATAGGGAGAAGAAAATTCACGCTGCTCTTCTTGAAGTCAGAAACAAGTACGGAGCCAATGCCCTACTAAAAGGAACAAACTTTTTAGAAGGCGCTACCACCAGAATGAGAAACGAGCAGATTGGTGGCCATAAGGCTTAAGCCTTATGAAATAAAAGCGCGAACGATTCTATATTATGATGATTCGATATAACCTTATACTTATTGAATTATGTAACGAAGGAGGAACGCTATGAATACCACATATAGCAATGCACTCCCTTCCTCTTTCAGATATAAAAATGTCTTAGAGAAAGGAAAGCCTGTGCATGATAAATACGACAGTTTTTCATTAAAGCATCCTGCCATGGACCTTTCAAGACGAGCGAAGATATTCAGCCCATTTGATGCACTTAAGGGATTTGATGATGAACTTGTAAAGACGCAGGCAGATGTAACAGACAATTACCTTGACGATACCATTTCAATAGATGAAGCGCCATAGCATAATTTTCTAACAGCTATAGGAGAAGTTTATGTGTACCAGATATGCCCTTGAAAAAGATCTTCCGGAATTAAAAGATATAATAGATGCAGCCTCAAGATCGAGACTCGTACAGAAATTTATTGATACCCACGCAAGGCCATTTATAACATATGGTGAAATCCGTCCTACAGATATCGTATCTGTCCTGGCTCCAAATCCCAAAGGCGAAAGATGTGCATATCCCATGCAGTGGGGATTTCTATCTAAAGATAACAAGAGAACCCTTTTCAATGCCCGCATGGAAACAGCAGGTGTTAAGCCGACTTTTAAAGATGCCTGGAAATCTCACAGATGCATCATCCCAGCTTCCTACTACTATGAATGGCAACACTTCAAAAGCCCTGATGGTAAAGAAAAAACAGGTGACAAGTTTGCAATACAGCCCGCCGGATTAACAGTGACCTGGCTATGCGGCCTGTACCGTATTGAAGACGGCTATCCTGTCTTTGTAGTCCTGACAAAAGATCCCACCAAAGAACTTTCCAAGATTCACGACCGAATGCCTCTTATCCTTCCAACAGATAAGATTGATGACTGGATAAGCCCATCGTCAGATCCTGAAGAGATAGCCAGGTATGCGCTTGAAGATATGGTTATAGAAAAAGCTGAGAGTTGACGCTCTCAGCTTTTTGCCGCTAACATAACTAAAATTTTTATCTTTCATCAATAATCCAATTTCGGACTAACCGTTGCTGAACGGGTAGCACCTCTTTATATATTGAATGTCTCACTAATGCTGATTGTTGTCAATTTTCCCAATTATTTATTCCAAGCTTCATAAATCCCCTCTTCAAACCTTTATTTACGGTTTTCTTCCCGCGCTTCGCATAGTCCGTCTTTATATCTTCATCCCATCCGCTTCTATCAAGACTTGCAGATGCCTGACACAAACTATCTGCCTTCATTACTGAGCATACAGCCTTAGATACGCCGGCATATACATTAGCAGTGCCGATATCGTCACATACGTAATTAACAGCTCTTTCTTTGCGGATACCATACTTCTGAGCTTCTGCGTAGGCGTCAATATTAGCACCTATAAATATGAATTCCCATCCATATTTCTTTTGCTGATGTTTTACCATCTTCTCAATTTTCTCGCGAGAATAGTGCCTGCTGGCATTCTCCATACCGTCTGTGGTAATAACTACGATCGTCTTTTCCGGCCTATCTTCTTTTGAACCATTCTTATGTATGTTGCTTATATGCTTGATCGCACCACCCACTGCATCAAGGAGTGCCGTGCAGCCCCTTACATAGTACTGCCTATCAGTCATCTTCTCGATCTTTTCGATCGGAATCCTGTCATGAATAACTTCGCAGGTATCATCAAACAAAAGAGTTGATACTACAGCCTTTTCGCCTGTTTTCTTCTGCTGCTTGATCATAGAATTGAAGCCACCAATGGTATCTGCTTCAAGACCGCTCATCGAACCTGATCTATCCAAAATATAAACTATCTCTGTATAACCTTTACTCATTTTCTCTGCCCTCCTGATTTTCTACGCCTCCAACCGAACTTTTATACAGGCTCCATTACCTTGCGCGCCAGATATTGACTCCTGTTATCTTGCTTATCCATTGTCTAATCCAGTAATTTCTATTCTTATTTTGGCTCATGGACTATGTCTTATACTGTATTGAGGCTTTGGCTATCTGATGATTTGATAATACCCTTTGGCAAAAGAAAAAAGGTCAACCCGAAGGCGACCTTTGTAATTATCCTTTTGACAGCGGAT
Coding sequences within it:
- a CDS encoding transposase, which codes for MKIYSTYSVKIKQYNHIFSETVTIYRDAVNFLMDVCLAEWDLVYAIKGNQAQMMYVESLCHKTKENSSPKYDFDSRFYKMPSYIRRAAISEAIGKVSSYKSNLANWKLTPTGKKPTLNNCGYVYPSLYRIGMYNLTGDYSAQIKIYHNNTWNWLSISLRKSDMDYIYHRCNGRKMCAPTLQKRGKEWFLDFPFEEKATLIDTNNLVVGVDLGLNSACTCCIMDSKGTIYGRRFLRLPSETDRLNHAVNRIKKAQQYGNRKMPRLWAKAKGINDDIAVKTANFIIETAVMYNADTIVFEHLDLAGKKRGSKKQKLHMWKAKYVQSMVTDKAHRLSMRISHICAWGTSRLAFDGSGRVLRGKDADMPSYSLCKFQNGKTYNCDLNASYNIAARYYIREIFKSCSVTDRLDIEAKVPQCSKRSTCTLADLISLNAVLDNILVA
- a CDS encoding XRE family transcriptional regulator; this encodes MKKDIGKVIAKHRKAMKLSQIDLAGQLAEHNIVITNAGISAWEKGNTTPSAEALLTVCEILKINDIYTEFIGENPLDPFKDLNTEGTQKALEYIDLLKKSGDYKKQSAKLIDIKPRLMKIALISASAGTGNLLDEENFEMMEISEPVPKKANFGVYITGDSMEPRFHDEELVWIEQKDLLESGDIGLFFLDGMTYIKKYVVNKSGTFLVSLNAKYKPIEVGEYSTFKIFGKLAED
- a CDS encoding SOS response-associated peptidase family protein — protein: MCTRYALEKDLPELKDIIDAASRSRLVQKFIDTHARPFITYGEIRPTDIVSVLAPNPKGERCAYPMQWGFLSKDNKRTLFNARMETAGVKPTFKDAWKSHRCIIPASYYYEWQHFKSPDGKEKTGDKFAIQPAGLTVTWLCGLYRIEDGYPVFVVLTKDPTKELSKIHDRMPLILPTDKIDDWISPSSDPEEIARYALEDMVIEKAES
- the tnpA gene encoding IS200/IS605 family transposase encodes the protein MDKNSIFAINSDVTHGRGYVYCLQYHIVWCTKYRKKVIIGNIESDVKEHLYRTAEDLDIKILAMETMPDHIHMLIECKPQCRISDAIKVFKGNTARWLFLTHPEIKTKLWGGHLWNPSYFVATVSERTKEQITNYISSQKEK
- a CDS encoding vWA domain-containing protein gives rise to the protein MSKGYTEIVYILDRSGSMSGLEADTIGGFNSMIKQQKKTGEKAVVSTLLFDDTCEVIHDRIPIEKIEKMTDRQYYVRGCTALLDAVGGAIKHISNIHKNGSKEDRPEKTIVVITTDGMENASRHYSREKIEKMVKHQQKKYGWEFIFIGANIDAYAEAQKYGIRKERAVNYVCDDIGTANVYAGVSKAVCSVMKADSLCQASASLDRSGWDEDIKTDYAKRGKKTVNKGLKRGFMKLGINNWEN